A segment of the Leptolyngbya sp. NIES-3755 genome:
GACGCGATCAGTTTCACTTCCTTTCGCGCTCAGCATCAGAATCGGAACACTACTTCCTTCGCGGCGCATCCAGCGGCAAATATCTAAACCGTTCACACACGGCAACATCAGATCCAGAATAATCAGATCTGGCATTGAGACTTGATCAGAGTCTTGATTGAGAGCAGATTGAAGAATTTCCAGTGCTTCACGACCATCAGAAGCGGTCATGATTTCATAACCTTCATCGGACAAAGTGAGCGCGATCGTGTCTCGGATTAACTGTTCATCGTCTACAACCAAAATCCGACCAAGAGTGAGCTTGGGTGTGACGGGTACGGCTTCTGTCAGGAGCGTAGGCGGCATAAAAGTGCGTCTCGACTTGTCGGCAAAATTCTACCATTGATCTCGCGGTCAGTATGCCTTTATACAATTTTTCAATCTCTGTTAGCTGATAAAAAGCCAGATCGGGATTGTGACTAGAATGACGATCGTACTGAGTGCAATACTACTGGCAGCAAGATCCGGGTCTAAGTTGTATTCCTCTGCCAAAATCAAACTTGCAAACGCAGTGGGAACACCTGCCATGATCGTCAGAGAGAGCCGCGCATCGTGATTCAGTCCTAAAAGGGCAACCGAGATCGCGACCAAACTCGGCAGAATCAATGCCTTGAGCAATACTGAAATTGTAGCGGTTTTCAAGCTCTCAATCCCTTTTAGCTGAATCAATCGCATTCCCATTAAAAGAAACGAGGCTGGAATCACGAATAAAAGCGAGGAATGTACGATCGTGTCTCCCCAGTCTGGAAATGGAATCGACTGAGTGGCGTAACTTGCGGCAAACGCCCAAAGGGTTGGAACCGTGATCAGATCCCGTAACAGTGTCCAGATCGAACTCTGATTTTCCGATCGCCCATAATGACTCGCAATCAGAACCCCGATTCCATAAGTTCCAATGAGATTCTGAGTCACACTGAAAAATACTGCCCAACTGAGATCGCCACTACCAATCAGTGCAGGAATTAGTCCTAGTCCGACAAATCCTGTGTTGCCGAGCATGGAGGCGATCACAAATGTGCCTTGAGAAGATCGATCAAGCGGCGGCAACCATGAATCGATCGCGCTTAACCAAGTCGGTTTCGAGACGGTTTTGAGCC
Coding sequences within it:
- a CDS encoding auxin efflux carrier (similar to AA sequence:cyanobase_aa:LBDG_54230), which codes for MIGSLVHAYTPLIFWTGVGALLFKYLPQSFPRFLGRSLYWIGVPWQIFALVRETDFNTNVGLVPAITIATLGTGLTIAWITLQVLIWLKTVSKPTWLSAIDSWLPPLDRSSQGTFVIASMLGNTGFVGLGLIPALIGSGDLSWAVFFSVTQNLIGTYGIGVLIASHYGRSENQSSIWTLLRDLITVPTLWAFAASYATQSIPFPDWGDTIVHSSLLFVIPASFLLMGMRLIQLKGIESLKTATISVLLKALILPSLVAISVALLGLNHDARLSLTIMAGVPTAFASLILAEEYNLDPDLAASSIALSTIVILVTIPIWLFIS